From a region of the Helianthus annuus cultivar XRQ/B chromosome 5, HanXRQr2.0-SUNRISE, whole genome shotgun sequence genome:
- the LOC110938736 gene encoding uncharacterized protein LOC110938736 has protein sequence MDAVAIKNFIMNHNMRLSILSKFTPLRLLSVADTRFASIVVMLKRFKLVKRGLQAMVISNEWASYREDDTVKANSVKEKILDDDRWDKVSYILSFTEPIYDIIRVCETDKPCLHLVYEMWDSMIEKVKAEIYKKEKLPLSARSIFYDVVHQVLVARWTKNNTPLHCLAHSLNPRYYSDAWLLEDSKRLPPHRDGEISQERKTCFKRLFPNDDEHDRVLEEYALFSMKAGPFEDLTCITKMDTMEPKSWWANFGAQTPLLQTLAFKLLGQPSSSSCAARNWSTYAFIHSLRRNRLTTSRAQDLVYIHNNLRLLSRAPNDVVNMWDVGGDAFDSMEDVGFLEFADLSLDEPELESDLLVNV, from the exons ATGGATGCGGTTGCAATAAAAAACTTTATCATGAACCATAACATGAGACTCTCCATTTTAAGCAAGTTTACTCCTCTTAGATTGCTTTCGGTTGCTGATACTCGTTTTGCTTCAATTGTTGTGATGCTTAAGAGATTCAAACTTGTCAAACGGGGTCTACAAGCTATGGTCATAAGTAACGAATGGGCTTCTTATAGAGAGGATGACACGGTGAAAGCTAACTCTGTTAAAGAGAAGATTTTGGATGACGATCGGTGGGATAAAGTATCATACATTCTTAGTTTTACTGAACCGATATATGATATAATTAGAGTTTGTGAGACCGACAAACCATGTCTACATTTGGTGTATGAGATGTGGGATTCAATGATTGAGAAGGTGAAGGCCGAGATCTACAAGAAAGAAAAACTTCCCTTATCTGCTCGTAGTATCTTTTATGATGTTGTGCATCAAGTTTTAGTAGCTCGGTGGACGAAGAATAACACTCCTCTACATTGTTTAGCACACTCTTTAAATCCAAG ATATTATAGTGACGCATGGTTACTTGAGGATAGTAAAAGACTCCCTCCTCATAGGGATGGAGAAATTTCACAAGAGAGGAAGACTTGTTTTAAGAGATTGTTTCCTAATGATGATGAGCATGATAGAGTCTTGGAGGAGTATGCTTTGTTTTCAATGAAGGCTGGTCCTTTTGAAGATTTAACATGTATTACAAAGATGGATACTATGGAACCCAAGTCATGGTGGGCTAACTTTGGTGCTCAAACCCCTCTTCTCCAAACTTTAGCTTTTAAATTACTTGGACAACCTAGTTCGTCTTCATGTGCTGCGCGAAATTGGAGCACCTATGCATTTATCCACTCGCTTAGGAGGAACAGATTGACTACAAGTCGTGCTCAAGACTTGGTTTACATCCACAACAATCTTCGGCTTTTGTCTAGGGCCCCTAATGATGTTGTAAATATGTGGGATGTGGGTGGAGATGCTTTTGACTCGATGGAAGATGTAGGATTTTTGGAGTTTGCTGATCTTTCATTAGATGAACCAGAACTTGAAAGCGATTTGCTTGTTAACGTTTGA
- the LOC110940345 gene encoding translation initiation factor IF3-4, chloroplastic produces MARVTTTTTCIVPPFKQPITIKSLQSKFSGICLQFPKLYVACSDRITCRYGGGSSSRLEDSRRSQSQENDDDQALDLSTIRSNTVRLIDDQQNMVGIVSKSAAIQMAEDAELDLVILSPDADPPVVKLMDYNKYRYEQQKKKREQQKKSAALRMDQKELKMGYNIDVHDYSVRLRAAQKFLKDGDKVKVIVNLKGRQNEFRKNAIELLNRFRNDIGELGIEESKNLRDRNMFMVLIPNKVVVVQKEPPKKKRKSKSTETEVSATASV; encoded by the exons ATGGCTagagtcaccaccaccaccacctgtatCGTACCGCCTTTCAAACAACCAATAACAATAAAATCTTTGCAGTCCAAATTCTCCGGTATCTGCCTGCAATTCCCCAAATTATACGTGGCCTGCAGCGATCGGATCACGTGCCGGTATGGAGGAGGAAGTAGTTCACGTCTGGAAGACTCCAGACGCTCTCAGTCTCAGGAGAATGACGATGATCAAGCCCTAGATCTCTCCACTATCAG GTCAAATACAGTGAGGCTGATAGATGATCAGCAAAATATG GTCGGTATAGTATCTAAAAGTGCTGCTATTCAGATGGCTGAAGATGCTGAACTTGACCTT GTTATATTGTCTCCAGATGCAGATCCACCTGTTGTCAAGTTGATGGATTACAA CAAATATAGATACGAACAGCAAAAGAAGAAGAGAGAGCAGCAGAAGAAAAGTGCTG CACTTCGCATGGATCAGAAGGAGCTCAAAATGGG TTACAACATCGATGTGCATGATTATTCTGTACGTTTGAGAGCTGCTCAAAAGTTTCTCAAGGACGGtgacaag GTTAAGGTTATAGTGAATTTAAAGGGTCGTCAAAACGAGTTCAGAAAAAATGCTATTGAGCTATTGAACCGTTTTCGCAATGACATCGGGGAG CTAGGCATTGAGGAAAGTAAAAATTTGAGAGACAGGAACATGTTCATGGTATTGATTCCAAACAAGGTTGTTGTTGTACAAAAAGAACCACCAAAGAAAAAAAGAAAGTCCAAGTCAACCGAGACAGAAGTGTCAGCAACAGCAAGCGTATGA